ttctaaaaataattccgTTCATATTTTTAGCTGGCTggtttgaataattaaaaatgaaaccaTGATGACGTTCAATAAAtagattctttttttttattagacacATTTCACGTCAccacatagttttttttttttgagcaAAGATATCCCAACATACaagtaacattattttatacatcatTTATTGTATCAGGCGTGCCATCTCAGCCTTCGAACCTAGTCGCAGTGGAGGCAGGCGAGACGTCCGTGACGTTATCGTGGCGACGCCCCGCACACGCTGGTGACAACATTGTCTCCTACGAGCTGTACTGGAATGACACCTACGCCAAGGAGCACCACCGGAAGTAAGTCTAGTGGTTTAATTTAAGAATGTGTTCTGGCacctttttttctttggtgATCTAGTAACTCCTTTACAACATAATGTAACATAACTTTCCAATTTTATATCACACACATACATTGATTTGTACAAATACAGattttacagataaaaaaatcattcatcCCAATGcccattcatttatttaaattcgtaAATTCTCTAAAcgatatatttgtataatttaatttacataaatggtgtaattattgtatgaaatatatttggttctaaatgtacattatattGTGGGTGTAGCATGTTTCCAATGTTATCAATAAGTGTTGACATATCAATAACCTCTATTTTCCAAATCTAGGCGGATCCCCATAGCGGAGACATACACTCTGAACGGGTTGTACCCCAACACGTTGTACTACATCTGGCTGGCAGCGAGGTCACAACAGGGGGAGGGGGCCACGACACCCCCCATCGCGGTCCGAACAAAACAATATGGTATGTCCACACCAGGGCCTGTTGGAGTGACGTGAGAGTGGTAGACTGGCTGGGAAGGCACTTGACGACTGGcactatatattaaaaaaaaagaaatatgaatCTGTGTGTTTAACACGAGAATATtcattcgaaaaatcttaattttaacactaaaaataaaactggccGCCAAAGAAATcttcgtttaaaaataaatagcctTTTAAACTATGGCTTCTTTCATCTACTAATTATTACCACAAAATGAACATAACCTTTCAGAAACAGTCTAGAAAGAATactaattatcattttaacgtaaaattttatttttctcggTTTTCCTGTCTCGgagttttcatatttttcatggCGTTGTAATAAACCTCCGTTGTAAGCCCGCTTCTACTGTTATCTccgtgaaaaaataaatattttgatatttgttcCAACGCTTTATTAATCCAGCGTAATTGGCAAAGAAGAAACAgcgaatttttttatgttttctagTTTATGTCTTCTTTTCACGGCAAAGATGGATTTGCATTTAAACTTTATGAATAACGAGTGCCTTTCCAGCCAGCGTTTTGTGAAAATGTGTGAAAGTGTGATTCTATGGTGGTCCAGGTAACTCCTCCCGTAATAAGTATTCACATAAAAGCACCTGCCCGGCACGCCGCCAGTAATACAGCACTAGCACAAGTTTTATATATCACGATATGTGTTCGTAATCGTACATTGTCGACGGGTAAAGTGTACGCAAGAAAATACGCCGCTTTCCAATCAAATGCGTACACAGTACCTGGAGCCCTGGATCCATCGGCTGGTGAAGCCGCGGCCGTAAGGCTAACGTCGCCTCGCCTCGGATCAGCTACATAATTGCAGTTTTAAGAAGCTCGATCTCACCCGCTCACCCCGCGAGCTGAGTCGCCATTTTTAAAACTGAAGTTATGTTATTGCTCCATAAGCGGGCTCGCAACTCGGCGGTCTTATTAACTAATGGATCAAGGGCTTTAGTAGTAGCTTTATGTTGTTCGTAGGTCAGTTTTAATCTGAGGTTAACGCCTCGAGTGacctgtttttattttattttttaatacagagAGCGACGCGTCTGACGAAGCAATTAATTGATCCATCATGTTTACGAGTTTGCTAGTATATAAATTTCGTCAGTCGCCAGCTCGGACATAATCATCACAATTTTCTTCCAACAGGAGAAAGTGTGACGGATGAGACAAGAGATGTATGGGCGAGCGGATCATacactcacacacacacacacacatgtgCATGCTCGACTTTATTTTGACGGCTGAGCCgtcatttctttttgttttgggCACATTTATCTTTTTGTTTTCCAATCGCATTCAGTGATTGCATCGGTTAGGTCGGTTGTGGGTCTAACGGGGCGCGCGGCTCGCGAGCGCCGAGCGCCCAGTTTCAGTTGCAGATCCGAGGATTGTTTTCCTTATTATTGAGCTTGTTTAGTTCCTGGAGCGCCCCCGATGAATGTAACTGCCGCGGCGATTTCTCCCACTTCGATTCGGGTGTCTTGGCAACCGCCGCCCGCTGAGCGAGCGAACGGGCGGATCGCTTATTACAAGCTGCTGTGTGTGGAGTCGGAGCGTGGCGACTCTGAGGCGACGGTGGTGAAACTGAACCAAACGTCGTTTATCCTGGACGAGCTGCGGCGCTGGACCCAGTACCGAATCTGGGTCCTCGCCGGGACTAGCGTGGGGGACGGCCCCGCCTCGTACCCCGTCACCGTCCGCACTCATGAAGACGGTACGTGTCATGACAACTCATTGGCAACTTTAATAACACCTTTTTAGTCTGTAGTCTCCAATTTATGAAAATGCTTGCATCTTCTaaagattatataaaagtGTATTCgtcgtattttttgtaatactatTGAGCAAGCGAACAAACAATCGGTCCCCCGGAAGTGTTCATCGCAGCCTATGGTATTTATTAGatggttatttaaattataaacgtttacatacattttaacaattttatcataaaatggAGACTACACAGCCAAAGGAATTAAATCTAACCaatcaatatttcaattatctcaaattaaattaacgaaGTTCTTTGGCGATGTAATATCAGAGGCCTCtaaagtaatataacatttagcCCTCTCTTCCTGGAACCCCCCGAGGGCATCTTGAGAGTACTAAGAAGCAACACCCtctaatattacatttacataaagcATATCAAGAATAACaacattaacttttaataatctttatgTACTGGTGCTAAGGTTTCTGGATTAATACATATGTTTGGGTAATAAGGAAAATCCTTCATGACTTCATTCAATGTCATGTCATTAAAATAACCTTCACTACTTCGTTCAGCATAATTCATGAACGATTTTACCTTTGCATTGGATGCCAGTCAAAATTGAAACACATTGTACCATTAATGAGTTTACACGATTTATAATGTATCTACAATTAAACAAATAGTTTCAATTTTGTCTGTATTCCAATCTAATGACTGTCAAATATTTGCTAACACATTGGTGGTGGGTCTgatttttgattatattatattcgtctacaaatattattataatcatcgCAACCTCGAACCGTAAGCGCTGTTACTATCAAAATTActaatgtcatttttttcttttgttccCTTTTTATGAGCATATAGCAGGATTCTAATCGAGGAGGTTAATTCTTGTAACGAAATTTTACTATGCTTGCTGATGAACATGTACTATGTTATATCATGTCACTAATTTATCATTGCATCGCCGCTGTCGGCGGTGTGGTTCCCACTCACTGTCACATGTAATGATTTTCTTTTGGTGGCCAGCCGTTTGGGCTGATGATGGCACTCACTGAAATGCAAACTTTATATTGCACCTGACATAGTGTCGACGGCAcctgtattataattttggcGCACAGTTGTTAAGTATTTAGAGATGGACACAATTTTGCATGTTTTCTTTACGACACAGCACCATTTTTCGTTCAGTTAATTTCACTAGGCACCTGGTGCCTTATTTGTAAGTTACGGCCGGTATCTTATGTAAGATATTTCCATTTACGATTTCAAGCTAAATTGAGCCTTGCGTCGTCTTTTCATTGTGCCTGATTTCGGTTGTCATTGTAACACGGACTCATATCTTCATACGACGGGGCACGTAACTTAGAAATAAGACCCTTATATAGGTCCACGTCTGACACACACAACCTTGCTAGTTATCTGTTTGGTTGCGTGAGGCAGACTGCACTTTTAGGAAGCACTCAGCACTACTTAGCGACGACACGAGGTGAGAGAGCGAGTGCGTGACACTCACAGGCGATAACCGCTGATCTGCCAATACCTGCTTCTCTATTTAGAACTGTATTTCTAACATAATAGGGGCTACTTCTATTTGGAGAAGCGGGAAGCTAGATCAGTCGGTTTCGCGCTCGACACTCACCAGGCACGAGCGCCGCATTTGAATACCAATACCGTCCCCACACGACACGCGCGCATGCTATACTATACTCTATACTCACAACTACTTCTCCACTCACTGTACTATCTTACTACTTTCTATTAGCGGGAAGGCTGTCGAAGTCCCGAGGATCCgtcaaaatttcatttccaGCAATTGGCCTTAGGATCCAACGGATTACATGAGCGACGCTCTTCGCCTGTATTTACTCCGTCTGCTCGGTTCTAGACTACGCGCTACCTCTATCTTTACTCTATCTCTGTCTATCTAACTTGCTCTAAGCTACAACTTCTTGCCAGTAGCGATTTCTCTCTTGCCTTTCTTCTCTCTTCTGTATACTCTATCAACTTTTCGTCGTGCATGCACACTAGATATTGTGACATACAAATACTATTTATGCCTAACGTTCGCTATTGCCGTTAACAAAGAACGGACGGGACTCAAAAAGAACGCTACGAGATATTCCTGGTAACTCCTGATATTATACTGAACAGTTTCGAAGACCACAGTCAAGAACAAAGACACTACGACACTGTCACAAACATCACTGAAGACTACAAACACAAGGTACGAAGCTCACACACACAGAAGATCGGCGCACATAGACAAGACCTGACCTACACATGAAGCACACACATAAAGACTGGCGCCGTCGCGTAATCAATACATGTGCGTGTGAGTGTCTTCTCTGAGCTGAGGGACAAGAAACTACGATATGCTTGCCAATTTCTTTTCCCCATTACATCCTAGATTATTACGACTAACTCTTTTTCAAAGACAGTTCTTGAATAGGCGAGGTCTTTAATTTTCCGAAATTGTTTGATGATGTTTTAATGTACGCTTTAGGAAAAGAAAAAGGCAATGCAGGCGAACATATAACTCCGCTGGGGTCCCAAGTGGCTTACCCCGAATGTGCTCCTAAAGAGCTCAAAATACACGAGGAAGTAAAATAAGAGTACCCCCAATTCTACAAGCGTTCTACTCGTAATCTCTCACTTAGTAGTTCCGTTCGCCCTGCAATGTTCGCACAATTTGTCTTAAATGTATTTGAATGcgtttttctcttttttctcTCGTCACTGACTTTGTATGGGCCGCTGGTAACCCGTACAGCCATCAGGAGTGAGTACAAATTACTATAGTGCTTGTTTTTATGTGCGTTTGTGCTTGTGCCTAAGCTTTAATGTAGTTAATTCTTCCTAGCAACTTGATCTGACGATTTATAACAAACTGCAAGCGGTTACCTATTGAGCATGACTTCTGGTGTTTGAAAGATTTGGCGTGACTTTTACTGCAGTGATCGTCCCCAAGTCTGATTTCCCGAAGCATGATCCCTTGCAGTGTGTGTAATAAGATTATAGTTATAGTTTTATGCTGCTTTGGACTACTAATAGATAATACTTACTAAATGTTCTCTCTATGTAAACGCTTGACAATTTTAGTTGTACTAAACGATGTGGATTGGAAGGTAATGGATTTTAATTGGTTATGGTGATGTGAAAGGGCGTAATGATAATCTCAGTGTGTGTTGGTATTCAAATGCCCGATCGAGATGCTGAGCGGCGATTGTTAGACATTCGCCGGACCTGGATGCTCTATCAGCAACGCGACGGCGTTTACCGACCGCACTTCAACCAtcaatgtattaaatttgCAGTAATATGAAGCCTATGACGCTTAAAAACCAGATTTAGACCCTTGAGTCGCTTTAGGTAGTTTTTCTCTAGCACGCTCCCGTAGATGCTGATAGGGCATTTAGGTCAGATTTCAAACAGGTCTGAGAAAGATATCTCACATTCGGTTTGTGTGTCACAGTGCCCGGGGAACCTCAAGACGTGAAGGTGAACGCAATCAACTCCACATCCATCCATGTCACGTGGAAGCAACCACATGAAAAAGAGAAGAATGGCATCATCCGAGGCTACCATGTTCATGTGCAAGAAATCAGAGAAGAGGTAAATAGAATTATAATGAAGCAAAAGTTTATTCTAATTTACATGACATTCAACTGTTTACAAAAGATaacctttaatttaaaataaatgtctatTGTGCTGCGGCTCCCGTATGAATATTGGTTGTATTATTCCAATGTGCTATTCTGGTTTTATTCAAACCGTgcaccaaattttattaaaatccaaccagtaatctttttttaaatagtacttaattacaaacatacatctaTCGtcgcaaactttcgcatttataatattagtatgatatGATTTCTTACTATGATCTTTAACTCCATAGGGCAAGAGTCTTCTAAACGACCCTATGAGATTCAACGTGATGGACGAGACCACATTGGAGCTGAACGTCTCTGGCCTACAGCCGGATACCAAGTACAGCGTCCAGGTGGCTGCTCTGACGAGGAAGGGCGACGGAGACCGCAGTGCGCCGGTGTCTATTAAGACCCCCGGCGGTGTGCCAAACAGGCCTACCGTTAACCTCAAGTATGTAGATAACCAACTTTCTAGAATATAATAACCACAGaagatattatttctaatattataatcctTTTCCAGGGTCTTAGAGCGAGAGCCGATTGTCTCGATTGAAATAGAATGGGCTAGACCGACCCAGACTTATGGAGATTTGTTAGGATACCGATTGAGATATGGCATCAAAGACCAACTACTTGATGAAGAGAATTTCGGAACGAAGGTCACgtcacataaaattaatgatttagaAAGAGGAGTACAATACGAGTTTAGGGTAGCCGGTAAAAATCATATCGGTATTGGACAggaaacaattaaatattggcTAACACCTGAAGGTGCACCAAAGGGCCCACCCACTAATGTCAGCTACCATTTCCAAACACCAGATATTATAAGCATAACATGGGAACCTCCAATCAGGGCAGACCGAAGTGGccaaattaagaaatatgatGTCCAATTCTATAAGAAAGGTGACCAGGCTTCGGCGATTGAAAAGAAAACTGAAGGAAATAAAGCAGTTTTTACTGGTTTAGAAGAAGACGCTCACTATGTTTTTAAGGTTAGAGCTTACACTATACAAGGAGTTGGGCCTTACAGCAAAGAAATAACTGCCCACACAGAAAGAGATATTGGTAGAGCGCCTATGTCATTAAAAGCTGTCGCAACTTCAGAATCCAGTGTTGAAGTCTGGTGGGAAACGTTTCGATcgagaaagaaaattattggctatgttatattttataccatgACGCCAGTAGAAGATCTAGATGAGTGGAAACAGAAAAGTGTTCATGTAACGCATTCAGCAGACCTGGAAAACTTAGAAAAATTTGCGGAATATGCCGTCGCAGTGGCTGCCAGAACAGCAGATGGTCTGGGTAGATTATCAGAAAAGGTTACTGTTAAAGTTAAACCAGAAGAAGTGCCTTTAAACTTGAGGGCTCAAGATGTGTCCACGCATTCCATGACGTTATCTTGGACATCTCCATTACGATTAAATCCCGTTAGCTATAAGATTTCTTACAACGCTATCAAAGAGTTCGTCGATTCGCTAGGTATGACTCAAACTCAAGAGATACCGAAAAGAGAGATTATAGTTAAGCATGATAGAACGTCGTATTCCATCAATGATTTGTCACCATTTACCACGTACAACGTTAACGTAAGTGCGATACCTAACGATGACTCATATAGACCACCAACCAAGATCACTGTTACCACTCAAATGGCGGCACCGAAACCTATGGTAAAACCAGATTTCTATGGCGtcattgaaaatgaaattcttGTTATTCTACCTCAAGCTTCCGAAGAGTACGGGCCCATTTCTCATTATTATCTAGTTGTAGTACCTGATGATAAAGCACATAATCATAAGAATCCGGATCAGTTCCTAACCGACGatttaattaagaataatgTCAGAACTGACGATGAAAATGCTCCTTATATAGCTGCCAAATTCTTAcaacgaaatattttatatactttccACCTCGGAAATGACGAAATGTATGAAGGTTTcctaaacagaaaattgaatccaagtaaaaaatatcggGTATTCGTGCGTGCTGTAGTAGATACGCCTCAGAAACATCTTTACACGTCCAGTCCGTTTTCTGAATATTTATCTCTAGATATGCGTGAAGCGCCACCTGGTGAGGAACCGAGCAGACCTGATCCTAAAGATATCAATGGAGATCCAGAAATTCGAATTGAAGAAAACAAGAAAGAGGCTGGCATGGTTTGGGTCATTGGTCCGATTATAGCTGCCCTAATGCTGTCGCTTTGTTTTGTTCTGTTATTCATATTGAAGAGACGAAGACAACCTTGTAAAACACCAGATCAGGCAGCAGTAACTCGGCCATTGATGTCAGCTGATGTTGGATTTGGGGCTCCATCAGATCCAGTAGAAATGAGACGCCTAAATTTCCAAACCCCTGCTATGATCTCTCATCCACCAATCCCTATATCTGAACTTGCTGACCATATCGAGAGATTGAAAACTAATGACAATCTCAAGTTTTCTCAAGAATATGAAAGCATTGAACCTGGTCAACAATTCACATGGGATCATTCAAATATGGAAGTAAATAAGCCTAAAAACCGTTACGCTAATGTGATTGCATACGACCACAGTCGCGTCATTCTCCAGCCCATCGATGGAATACTTGGAAGTGACTATATTAATGCTAACTATTGTGATGGCTACCGTAAACATAATGCTTACGTTGCTACCCAGGGTCCTCTTCAAGAAACCTTTACTGATTTCTGGCGAATGTGCTGGGAACTCCGAACATCTACAATAGTCATGATGACTAAGCTGGAGGAGCGAACGAGGATTAAGTGTGACCAGTACTGGCCCAGCCGGGGTAGCGAGACGTATGGCATGATGACGGTGACCATCGCCGAAGTTCAAGAACTAGCGACCTATTGCATCCGTACTTTCCAAGTTACGAGGAATGGTGGAGCTGAGCGTAGGGAGATTAAACAGCTTCAGTTCACCGCCTGGCCCGATCATGGTGTTCCAGACCATCCTGCTCCCTTCCTGCAATTCTTGCGTCGCGTACGAGCATTGAATCCTCCTGATGCTGGCCCTCTCGTTGTTCATTGTTCGGCTGGCGTTGGCAGGACTGGATGCTTCATCGTAATCGACTCCATGCTCGAAAGGGCTAGACATGAACGCACTGTCGATATATATGGCCATGTTACTTGTCTGAGAGCTCAGCGAAACTACATGGTGCAAACTGAGGACCAATACATCTTCATTCATGACGCGCTACTCGAGGCTGTTGTGTGTGGTGATACTGAAGTCCCCGCTCGTAACTTGCACGCTCATATTCAGAAGCTAATGCGTGTCGATTCTATTGAAAATATCACTGGTATGGAATTGGAATTTAAGAAACTGGCTAATATGAAAGCTGACTCGAGCCGTTTCGTTTCTGCTAGCTTGCCCTGCAACAAGCACAAGAACAGACTGGTACACATCTTGCCGTACGAGTCGAGTCGCGTTTGCTTGACTCCTCGCGATGGCTCTGATTACATCAATGCTTCGTTTGTGGACGGATACAGATACCGATCAGCATACATCGCAACTCAGGGACCACTTCCTGACACAACAGACGATTTCTGGCGGATGCTATGGGAGCACAATTCTACAATCATTGTTATGCTCACCAAGCTAAAAGAAATGGGCAGGGTAAGTAACACTGCTAATGaagctttttattatttttgtgtattttgacgtcagattaaataaaaaattgttttttaggAAAAATGCCATCAATACTGGCCTTCAGACCGATCCGTACGCTATCAATGCTTCGTAGTAGACCCCATCGCTGAATACAATATGCCTCAGTATATCTTGAGGGAATTCAAGGTAACACACATCTTTTACAACTTTTGAGTCAAATTATAAAGCGAATCTTTGAACTTCTATCACGAATTATTTATGATGTTTTCATAGGTGACAGACGCACGCGATGGGGCTTCGAGGACGGTCCGCCAGTTCCAGTTCACGGACTGGCCCGAACAGGGAGTTCCGAAGAGTGGCGAAGGCTTCATCGACTTCCTTGGACAGGTTCACAAGACCAAAGAACAGTTCGGACAAGACGGACCTATCACTGTGCATTGCAGGTAAGTGTACTTAAAGATATTGAACAACGTATTGATTCATTTCAATGGCAGGCTATTTTATAGTAACCTAGaataaagctttatttttgaaaacagtAAATGAACTAGTTTTCTGCAACATTCTTTTCTAACCCAACAATCAGGTTTAAGACCCAACATATCCTCAATATGAGTACCACCAACCAGCTGGTAACCAATTGTTGAGAAATAGTGGGTCCGCAAATCTTTCTGACAACATTTTGTAGATTTGCCCTCTTCAGCGATTTCAACATAATTTTCCTTCCAGCGCGGGGGTGGGTCGCACGGGGGTGTTCATTACCCTCTCAACGGTACTTGAGCGCATGCAATACGAGGGCGTAGTGGACGTGTTCCAGACGGTCCGCACGCTGCGCACGCAGCGCCCCGCCATGGTGCAGACCGAGGTAACATCTTTAGatataatcaatattataataaaaaatgcatcagtatttaattattacacaatCACATAATGTTCATTTACTACCTCATTTACTAGCTGAGAGGCTTCCACTGTCTGGAGGTTTCTAAGCAGACTCCGGGCTGGTGTAGGGAGATGGAGAATACCGTGGAGAAtacgttcagatgagagagactgtaaatgtatttaaatatagctCCATAAAAGACCTTAATGAGGCCAATTATACGGCAATTGTTGTAACAACTTACTggtctaaaataatataatttgtctgcTATTTCAACtctttatttgattaaaactaaagtGCACGCGGCCCCATTTGCACTCGTCTTGAAAAAAGTCGACTACTGTACTGAAAGTACTGAAACTATAGTCCAACTTTTCCGTCGACTATCACACGTGAGTGACGTATTtctctttaataattttgattaaaatacttCTTTATTCATATCAGGACCAGTACGACTTCTGCTACCGTGCTGCGCTGGAGTACCTGGGCTCCTTCGACCACTACGCTAACTGACGCTGAGACATGCTCGTCTAACGGACTTGTCGCTTACGTACTTAATCGCCCGTGTAGGTTCGCTGGTTTTACGAAAAATGTGATCAAAATCAGGGCTCCCTTGATcttgtttattgttttcattccGACTAATAAAATGGTCAGTAACCGCTCTATTGGCTACATTGACAGCTTTGActgtaaattaatgaaatgaattaGGTAACTTCTGTAACAACCACTACCAATTCCACTATTAAACTATTGAAGTGCGGacttaaaaacattgtttttaccCACGATTAAACGTAtactaagtacttaaatattttcgatTCCTTAACAAGAAATATACTGTTACTTGTGAATTCGTAAAATGGACAAGAGCATTTGTATTTGTGAGTTGGAGTCCGAAATATCTTGAACACATTTCTCGAAAGGCTTCCCTAAAACGTCATCCAcgaaaaacaacaatattgtACGACATATTATAACTTAGCTagaagtattttattgtttttcttggATGACTTGCGACGCTTGCTGTTAAGTAGTTGTCTCCACAGACTGACCGTTAGTTAACATCATTTTCACTTATATACTTATGAGGCTAACATGTATGAGTGCCTAGGAACGCAACTTATGATGTAAATTTACGAAAGTGACCACTTAAAACTTGATTGTGAGTCTAAagggtaataaatatattattaattatcctACTACTTATGATATGCCTGTTCTCGCTATTTTTAACTGTATGGAACAGAATGAAGTCCATATGAACAGTTAAAGTATACTTAGATGTATTTAAAAGATGTATTAAGAATATAACTACAGAGTTCGCAAAACTATTTAACGATCGGTGTAACGCGttggaaattataatttgctaAAAGGTAAGTTAGTGATTGAAACAGTGCGCTTAGagaattaaataacttttacataTATCCAATTCTGATCGTCACATATATGCAAACatattgtataatgtataaatagttattGCAGCTGTAAttagaagtttatttttcatatcgggtgttaaaatatgttaagtaGTGTATATTGTGGTAACTCGATTCTTGCAATACAATTATTGAACTCTTTTTAGACGAATCGGCTGTGTCATGTGGAGTTATATGTATGTCCTGTGCGtagatatttatgtaaatagctATATTTTCGactgtgtaattttattttattcttgccTATCAGCCAACTTTAGATAACTGATAACGAATCGATGATTCTCGATtgtttttttagaattatgcttttaataaaatcgcaGCTTGCTTTTAGTAATGATCGTGATTAATAATGACATATCTGTATGTAGgtagaaaatgttattgtcAGTGTGTTATTGTTTGGACCTGGTATGAAGGACGGTCGATCTTAAGCTAAAAATGTGGATTAAAGAAACTTATTGGATTCGTAAAGCGCATacattttagaattaaaaacGAACAGTTCCATGCATTTTCATTCGCTATTTTGTTACTGTTTTTTTCAAAACGCGTAAGTAAGGACCCCGTATGATCGTAACTCGCGACTTCACTATTTTAAGCTATCTTTAAGTATAGTACGTTGTTTAATCTTTTACAGTAATCCCCTTGCCTAGTATAAGATTTTTAGGTTTTTCACTcgttttatacaatatacctacttgtatCGATTTATCTACCTATAAGTTAAATTTGAGCTTGTATGTAATTTAGGGGATAAAGTCAACTGCGCGTAGTTACATTTTgaacaattcaaaaata
This portion of the Plodia interpunctella isolate USDA-ARS_2022_Savannah chromosome 10, ilPloInte3.2, whole genome shotgun sequence genome encodes:
- the Lar gene encoding tyrosine-protein phosphatase Lar isoform X4, whose product is MNSVTTPAQPSAGKMRERRRALHRTAALLFACLLFIYPQVDASDDETEETVPTTVEVETVAPPPAIPPVNDSGNIYIRYLTHPPEITIRPRNLQVRANGIAAFYCAARGDPIPNIQWRKNGKRVSNMQSRYQVSGMDAAAGPAANGAVLRIEPVRALRDDATYECVAENGVGDAVTAVATLTVFETDKVPPGFPNIAPPPTTMVVEVGHTATLPCQATGNPTPKVKWLFNSLPLDVASNPRYALLNDKMHGTLQIVKSEEDDQGKYECVAENSIGTDFSKPTSLYVKVRRVSPQFSIPPPPRTEVMLGGNLTLKCVAFGSPMPTVKWRKGLTKWLTPEDNPPLGLNTLKLEDIRESANYTCEAASVLGVIEFVSEVKVQTLPGPPTEVRASEITATTVRLAWTYSGPEEPQYYVIQYKPKYANQAFSEISGVITQYYSVTNLSPYTEYEMYVIAVNNIGRGPPSAPAVITTGETVDSLYGGTKPGSAPRNVQVRPLSSSTMVIQWDEPETPNGQVTGYKIYYTTDPSQQLQSWHSQMMDNSHLTTISELTPHTVYTIRVQAFTSVGPGPISAPVQVKTQQGVPSQPSNLVAVEAGETSVTLSWRRPAHAGDNIVSYELYWNDTYAKEHHRKRIPIAETYTLNGLYPNTLYYIWLAARSQQGEGATTPPIAVRTKQYVPGEPQDVKVNAINSTSIHVTWKQPHEKEKNGIIRGYHVHVQEIREEGKSLLNDPMRFNVMDETTLELNVSGLQPDTKYSVQVAALTRKGDGDRSAPVSIKTPGGVPNRPTVNLKVLEREPIVSIEIEWARPTQTYGDLLGYRLRYGIKDQLLDEENFGTKVTSHKINDLERGVQYEFRVAGKNHIGIGQETIKYWLTPEGAPKGPPTNVSYHFQTPDIISITWEPPIRADRSGQIKKYDVQFYKKGDQASAIEKKTEGNKAVFTGLEEDAHYVFKVRAYTIQGVGPYSKEITAHTERDIGRAPMSLKAVATSESSVEVWWETFRSRKKIIGYVIFYTMTPVEDLDEWKQKSVHVTHSADLENLEKFAEYAVAVAARTADGLGRLSEKVTVKVKPEEVPLNLRAQDVSTHSMTLSWTSPLRLNPVSYKISYNAIKEFVDSLGMTQTQEIPKREIIVKHDRTSYSINDLSPFTTYNVNVSAIPNDDSYRPPTKITVTTQMAAPKPMVKPDFYGVIENEILVILPQASEEYGPISHYYLVVVPDDKAHNHKNPDQFLTDDLIKNNVRTDDENAPYIAAKFLQRNILYTFHLGNDEMYEGFLNRKLNPSKKYRVFVRAVVDTPQKHLYTSSPFSEYLSLDMREAPPGEEPSRPDPKDINGDPEIRIEENKKEAGMVWVIGPIIAALMLSLCFVLLFILKRRRQPCKTPDQAAVTRPLMSADVGFGAPSDPVEMRRLNFQTPAMISHPPIPISELADHIERLKTNDNLKFSQEYESIEPGQQFTWDHSNMEVNKPKNRYANVIAYDHSRVILQPIDGILGSDYINANYCDGYRKHNAYVATQGPLQETFTDFWRMCWELRTSTIVMMTKLEERTRIKCDQYWPSRGSETYGMMTVTIAEVQELATYCIRTFQVTRNGGAERREIKQLQFTAWPDHGVPDHPAPFLQFLRRVRALNPPDAGPLVVHCSAGVGRTGCFIVIDSMLERARHERTVDIYGHVTCLRAQRNYMVQTEDQYIFIHDALLEAVVCGDTEVPARNLHAHIQKLMRVDSIENITGMELEFKKLANMKADSSRFVSASLPCNKHKNRLVHILPYESSRVCLTPRDGSDYINASFVDGYRYRSAYIATQGPLPDTTDDFWRMLWEHNSTIIVMLTKLKEMGREKCHQYWPSDRSVRYQCFVVDPIAEYNMPQYILREFKVTDARDGASRTVRQFQFTDWPEQGVPKSGEGFIDFLGQVHKTKEQFGQDGPITVHCSAGVGRTGVFITLSTVLERMQYEGVVDVFQTVRTLRTQRPAMVQTEDQYDFCYRAALEYLGSFDHYAN